In Paenibacillus ihbetae, the following are encoded in one genomic region:
- a CDS encoding cytochrome-c oxidase, translating into MGIKLIKIAAVYFVIGVLLGMYMSISHSYTYSSIHAHINLLGWASLALAGIVYYVFPAAAESAAGKVHFWLHNIGLPIMMIGLFLLMNGAESVEPVIAVGGVLVTLGIVVFLYNVLTNVREGARR; encoded by the coding sequence ATGGGAATCAAACTCATCAAAATTGCAGCCGTCTATTTTGTGATCGGCGTTTTGCTCGGCATGTATATGTCGATCTCCCACAGCTATACCTACAGCTCGATTCACGCGCACATCAACCTGCTCGGCTGGGCGTCTCTGGCTCTCGCAGGGATCGTTTACTATGTGTTCCCTGCCGCAGCGGAGTCAGCCGCGGGGAAGGTTCATTTTTGGCTGCATAACATCGGCCTGCCCATTATGATGATCGGACTGTTCCTCCTGATGAACGGGGCCGAATCCGTCGAACCGGTGATCGCAGTAGGAGGAGTCCTGGTGACGCTTGGTATTGTGGTTTTCTTGTATAACGTGTTAACGAATGTCCGGGAAGGTGCAAGACGGTAG
- a CDS encoding lactonase family protein, with protein MTAGQELIFYIGTYNSEKENAIHWGAMDRNTGELRLLGGTAGIENPTYLDFDESISVLYAASEVGESKVAAYSANLVNGELTILNVQPTGSSGACHVSRTSDGKYLLTTGYSDGTISVLALEEDGKVGEIVSKIKHSGRGLRDDRQSEAHPHSVFEDPHHKYIVVSDLGMDDVNLYRLDEGKLVTHREISLPPGSGPRHVAFHPSGKWVYGTNELNSTVTAYAYDATFGDLKILQHASTLPEDVVMDNNTSSHLLVAPCGRWLYASNRGHDSIVQYVIDQDTGMLRAVNWVSSGGKTPRHFNILPGGFLLTANQDSSLVASYRIDPETGNLVSTGYTLEVTRPVCICPVEKAKAKSKVI; from the coding sequence ATGACAGCAGGACAGGAACTGATATTTTACATAGGAACATATAATTCCGAGAAAGAGAATGCCATTCATTGGGGAGCGATGGACCGGAATACGGGAGAACTGAGGCTGCTTGGCGGTACCGCCGGCATCGAGAATCCGACCTACCTGGATTTTGACGAGTCCATCTCGGTGCTGTATGCCGCCAGCGAGGTCGGCGAGAGCAAGGTGGCCGCGTACTCTGCGAATCTCGTAAACGGTGAATTGACCATATTGAACGTCCAGCCTACCGGCTCGTCCGGCGCTTGTCATGTGTCGCGCACGTCCGACGGTAAATATCTGCTTACGACGGGGTACAGCGACGGGACTATTTCCGTGCTGGCTTTGGAGGAGGACGGGAAAGTGGGCGAAATCGTCTCCAAGATCAAGCACAGCGGACGCGGGCTTCGCGATGACCGCCAATCGGAGGCGCATCCGCACTCGGTGTTTGAGGACCCGCATCATAAATATATCGTCGTGAGCGATCTCGGCATGGATGACGTCAACTTATATCGGCTGGACGAAGGGAAGCTGGTGACGCACCGCGAAATCAGCCTGCCGCCGGGTTCGGGTCCGCGCCATGTGGCCTTCCATCCGAGCGGGAAATGGGTATACGGCACCAATGAGCTGAACAGCACCGTAACGGCGTATGCTTATGATGCAACGTTCGGGGATTTGAAAATTCTTCAGCATGCTTCCACGCTGCCGGAAGATGTCGTGATGGACAACAACACATCCTCCCATCTGCTGGTAGCCCCATGCGGCCGCTGGCTGTACGCTTCCAACCGGGGTCACGACAGCATTGTCCAGTATGTCATCGACCAGGATACCGGCATGCTGAGAGCCGTGAATTGGGTTTCCTCCGGAGGGAAAACCCCGCGCCACTTCAATATACTCCCGGGAGGGTTTCTGCTTACGGCGAATCAGGACAGCAGTCTGGTGGCGAGCTACCGGATCGATCCGGAAACCGGAAACCTGGTATCGACCGGCTATACGCTGGAGGTTACGCGTCCGGTATGCATCTGCCCGGTAGAAAAAGCGAAGGCAAAATCGAAGGTGATTTGA
- a CDS encoding copper amine oxidase N-terminal domain-containing protein, translated as MYKKIGLLAIAFLLLLGGAAQAVQAKEQTRIRVYLDGQEIKFQAPPVMKNGVTYVQFRPLFQALNYTVGWDGAKKQITGTYIDQKLQMTLGQSSAYVNSVKSKLPGAPFTQGGNTLVPLRFVAEATGLPVKWDAKARTIKIDRQGPTMKAKADIEKLYRTLDAAENAKDLAKAKTVYHPQSPLLAGLEEYYKDQFQFDLNVSSKIADVTLAGTTAEAFVATTVQRVSGPFTWDSTIYSYNYFKKDASGAWKLAFPGEYEQEYNVSDEFLESRANVPEAELKAIQDVIDTQYKGFNTENGQLLMSVIHPNSEYYELFQSSIDDGIFDELNFNLKDEVTHPLFFDGEDAVLYIEESDDADGDMLSTTYLYWLTKSEGKWMIYDVLEVE; from the coding sequence TTGTACAAAAAAATCGGCCTTCTGGCCATCGCCTTCCTTCTGCTGCTCGGCGGTGCAGCCCAAGCCGTTCAGGCGAAGGAGCAGACCCGTATCCGCGTGTATCTGGACGGCCAGGAAATCAAGTTTCAGGCCCCGCCGGTCATGAAGAACGGGGTGACCTACGTCCAATTCCGGCCGCTGTTTCAGGCACTGAACTACACGGTTGGATGGGATGGCGCCAAGAAGCAAATTACGGGAACATATATCGACCAAAAGCTGCAGATGACGCTCGGCCAGTCCTCAGCTTACGTCAACAGCGTGAAAAGCAAGCTTCCGGGCGCTCCGTTTACGCAAGGAGGCAACACGCTCGTTCCGCTGCGGTTCGTCGCGGAAGCGACCGGCCTGCCGGTCAAATGGGATGCCAAGGCGCGGACGATCAAGATCGACCGCCAAGGGCCGACCATGAAGGCGAAAGCCGATATCGAGAAGCTGTACCGCACGCTGGACGCAGCCGAGAATGCCAAGGATCTCGCTAAGGCCAAAACGGTATATCATCCGCAATCCCCGCTTCTGGCCGGACTTGAGGAATACTATAAGGATCAATTCCAATTTGACCTTAACGTATCCAGCAAGATAGCGGACGTTACGCTTGCGGGCACAACGGCTGAAGCGTTCGTGGCCACGACCGTCCAGCGCGTATCGGGTCCCTTTACATGGGATTCTACGATCTACAGTTACAACTACTTCAAGAAGGACGCCTCCGGCGCTTGGAAGCTTGCATTCCCGGGAGAGTACGAGCAGGAGTACAACGTCTCCGACGAATTCCTTGAGTCCCGGGCCAACGTGCCTGAAGCGGAGCTGAAGGCGATTCAGGACGTGATCGATACCCAGTACAAAGGCTTTAACACCGAGAATGGCCAGCTGCTGATGTCTGTCATTCACCCGAACTCCGAATATTATGAGCTGTTCCAGAGCAGCATCGATGACGGCATTTTCGACGAGCTCAATTTCAACCTGAAGGACGAGGTAACCCATCCGCTCTTCTTCGACGGGGAGGACGCGGTCTTGTATATCGAGGAGAGCGATGATGCCGACGGCGATATGCTGTCCACCACCTATCTGTACTGGCTGACAAAGTCAGAAGGCAAGTGGATGATCTATGATGTGCTCGAGGTGGAGTAG
- a CDS encoding DUF4179 domain-containing protein, translated as MFEKEERLLADMKDEKEKESMMVPDEALDSAIRGGIRAGERRRKNRYRLRAASAAVIAAAAVLLLTLWGGGSPPGPSPELAQGPYPPLTGYDLAGDITAQTANRHGLIQPVNQSEASGEYTVTIHGVLTGPERLQVFYTLENRADRNAMVLREELRQPDTGKKLSYASSTGGDPLVKAGTWARQVNFYFEESTPIPETVTLDIAVAPYSTNTMYSTKSPDEKVMEMDLKLDLETMRRFTSTVPLNRVIEIQGQTMTLKEAVLSPAGITVKANIPKQNSMKVSGLFQPNIESRKDGFSAVQLGNSLTWLPGAEGDMTYFFESNALDHPDGLVLKAGGMQAVNRGDMQVVVDVERRKVLSSPENRIQFGDYTKSKDKYTLSLKYEERDFNHGAVSIDSLGFTDGKGKRHTFKEQEGSRSTSESTGVDGYWSTTLYLYLEPEDYPQPLTFDVSSFPGVIEQAIEVPIPYRD; from the coding sequence ATGTTTGAGAAAGAAGAACGGTTGCTGGCTGACATGAAGGATGAAAAGGAGAAGGAATCCATGATGGTGCCCGATGAGGCGCTCGATTCGGCCATTCGGGGCGGGATTCGGGCGGGGGAGCGGAGGCGGAAGAACCGGTATCGTCTTCGCGCTGCTTCTGCCGCGGTCATCGCTGCCGCCGCCGTGCTGCTGCTGACTCTTTGGGGAGGCGGCAGCCCGCCGGGGCCATCGCCGGAGCTCGCCCAAGGACCGTATCCGCCGCTGACAGGGTACGATCTTGCAGGGGATATTACGGCTCAGACGGCGAATCGGCACGGCTTGATCCAGCCGGTGAACCAATCCGAAGCATCAGGCGAGTATACGGTCACGATCCATGGTGTGCTGACGGGACCAGAGCGGCTGCAGGTCTTCTACACGCTGGAGAATCGAGCGGACCGAAATGCCATGGTGCTGAGGGAAGAGCTGAGGCAGCCGGACACCGGCAAGAAGCTGTCCTACGCCTCCAGCACAGGGGGGGATCCGCTTGTGAAGGCTGGAACGTGGGCGAGGCAGGTAAATTTTTATTTTGAGGAGAGCACGCCAATCCCCGAAACAGTCACCCTCGACATCGCGGTGGCTCCGTATTCCACGAATACGATGTACAGCACAAAGTCACCGGATGAGAAGGTCATGGAGATGGACCTGAAGCTTGATCTGGAAACGATGAGACGGTTTACAAGCACCGTGCCGTTAAACCGAGTGATTGAAATCCAGGGGCAGACCATGACGCTTAAGGAGGCCGTGCTGTCACCGGCGGGCATCACAGTGAAAGCGAATATTCCGAAGCAAAATTCGATGAAGGTATCCGGATTGTTCCAGCCTAATATCGAATCCCGCAAGGACGGTTTCTCCGCCGTGCAGCTCGGCAATTCCCTGACGTGGCTGCCGGGTGCCGAGGGGGACATGACGTATTTTTTTGAGAGCAATGCACTTGATCATCCGGATGGACTCGTGTTGAAAGCTGGAGGGATGCAGGCCGTAAACCGGGGAGATATGCAGGTCGTCGTGGACGTTGAGCGGCGGAAGGTGCTGAGCTCGCCGGAGAATCGTATTCAGTTCGGAGACTACACGAAGAGCAAGGACAAATATACGCTATCGCTAAAATATGAAGAACGCGATTTCAATCATGGAGCAGTCTCCATCGACTCCCTGGGTTTTACGGATGGGAAAGGGAAGCGGCATACATTTAAAGAGCAGGAAGGCTCCCGGTCCACTTCGGAATCGACCGGAGTGGACGGATACTGGAGTACGACGCTATACCTGTATCTGGAGCCCGAGGATTACCCGCAGCCGTTGACCTTTGACGTCAGCAGCTTTCCCGGCGTGATCGAGCAAGCGATCGAGGTGCCGATCCCGTACCGGGATTGA
- a CDS encoding sigma-70 family RNA polymerase sigma factor translates to MDEKELALAACRGDEEAFYMLVARHRRRLYGIAYSYLHNEIDALEVLQETVCRAWMKRRKLKRPEAFVPWLIRILIHCCIDEQKRKARTVPVEKVLESGTVFEMMNDSKLDLERALSRMKPKYRHVLILKYYQDMTVPEIADILDCPEGTVKTRIHQGLKLLRQKIGEPGGALFHV, encoded by the coding sequence ATGGACGAGAAAGAGCTTGCGCTGGCTGCATGCCGGGGGGACGAAGAGGCGTTTTACATGCTTGTCGCAAGGCACCGAAGGCGGTTATACGGGATCGCGTACAGCTATCTGCATAATGAGATTGATGCGCTGGAGGTATTACAGGAGACGGTGTGCCGGGCATGGATGAAACGCCGGAAGCTTAAGCGGCCGGAGGCGTTCGTTCCTTGGCTGATCCGGATCTTGATTCATTGCTGCATCGATGAGCAAAAGCGAAAAGCGCGGACGGTGCCGGTGGAGAAAGTGCTGGAATCGGGGACGGTATTCGAGATGATGAATGACAGCAAGCTGGATCTGGAACGTGCGTTAAGCCGGATGAAGCCCAAATATCGGCATGTGCTGATTCTTAAATATTATCAAGACATGACCGTACCCGAAATCGCCGACATTCTGGACTGCCCTGAGGGCACGGTAAAAACGCGGATCCATCAGGGACTAAAGCTGCTGCGGCAGAAAATCGGGGAACCGGGGGGTGCCTTATTCCATGTTTGA